From a region of the uncultured Draconibacterium sp. genome:
- a CDS encoding M48 family metalloprotease, translating to MRTIKTLLAILLTVSLVILIPSCAVNPVTGKKQLMFMTEEQEIAMGAQYDPTVISTFGLYEDEELLNFITEKGTEIGKISHRPNLQFHFRVLDSPVVNAFAVPGGYVYFTRGILAQFNNEAELLGVLGHEIGHVTARHSVQQQTRQQLSQFALAAGMIAVPEVAQFAGEATAAMELLFLSFSRANEREADQLGVEYSSKVGYDAHKMADFFEVLNRMQGGEDGSSAGIPIWMSTHPDPGDRTVAVNQKTAEWQAQLPQQTYAVNSNDYLKMIDGIVYGENPRHGFVEDNMFYHPDLAFQFPIPKSWTLINSPLQVQIVPESKDAAMIFELSQEKDADAVAQKTISDLQLKLIDKSNVNLNGLNAVVTLSERVSQNDAGQEQVLKILSYFIKKDAMVYTFHGLCLDENFSQHKPAFESTMKNFARLTNASKLNIQPARIKVISINSASVSLKDAFDYYKVPQDKFEEMALLNNRKLTDELKRGDMIKILDK from the coding sequence ATGAGAACAATCAAGACACTTTTAGCTATTCTTTTAACCGTTTCGCTAGTAATTCTTATACCGTCGTGCGCTGTAAATCCCGTTACCGGGAAAAAACAGCTGATGTTTATGACGGAAGAACAGGAGATTGCCATGGGAGCACAATACGACCCGACGGTTATTTCAACATTTGGATTGTATGAAGATGAAGAACTGCTGAACTTTATTACGGAAAAAGGTACTGAAATAGGGAAAATCTCGCATCGCCCAAACTTACAATTTCATTTCAGAGTATTGGATTCGCCGGTAGTAAATGCCTTTGCGGTGCCGGGTGGATATGTTTATTTTACGCGAGGAATCCTGGCTCAATTTAATAACGAAGCAGAATTGCTGGGTGTATTGGGGCACGAAATAGGTCACGTAACAGCACGCCATTCGGTTCAGCAACAAACACGACAACAACTCAGTCAGTTTGCTCTGGCCGCCGGAATGATTGCGGTGCCTGAAGTGGCACAGTTTGCCGGCGAAGCTACCGCAGCCATGGAACTGTTGTTTTTAAGTTTTAGCCGAGCCAACGAACGCGAAGCCGACCAACTGGGTGTTGAATATTCATCGAAAGTTGGTTACGATGCCCATAAAATGGCTGATTTTTTTGAGGTACTGAACAGAATGCAAGGAGGAGAAGATGGTAGCAGTGCAGGCATTCCGATTTGGATGTCGACACACCCCGATCCGGGTGACCGGACTGTTGCTGTAAATCAAAAAACGGCTGAGTGGCAAGCTCAACTTCCACAACAAACATACGCTGTTAACTCCAACGATTATCTTAAAATGATCGACGGTATCGTGTATGGCGAAAATCCACGTCATGGTTTTGTGGAGGACAATATGTTCTACCACCCCGACCTGGCCTTTCAATTCCCGATACCTAAAAGCTGGACACTGATCAATTCACCGCTTCAGGTACAAATTGTTCCGGAGAGTAAGGATGCGGCTATGATCTTTGAACTTTCGCAGGAAAAAGATGCCGATGCGGTTGCACAGAAAACAATTTCAGATTTGCAACTTAAACTTATCGATAAAAGCAATGTAAACCTGAATGGACTAAATGCAGTGGTTACCCTTTCGGAGAGGGTTTCGCAAAACGATGCAGGGCAAGAGCAGGTGCTAAAAATCCTGTCGTATTTTATCAAAAAAGATGCGATGGTATATACATTTCACGGCCTTTGCTTAGATGAGAATTTTAGCCAGCATAAACCTGCATTTGAGTCGACAATGAAAAACTTTGCCCGACTTACCAATGCTTCAAAACTGAATATTCAACCCGCCCGGATAAAAGTAATTTCAATCAACAGTGCATCGGTTTCGTTAAAAGATGCCTTTGATTATTACAAAGTTCCGCAGGATAAATTTGAAGAAATGGCTTTGCTGAACAATAGAAAACTGACTGACGAGTTAAAAAGAGGAGACATGATTAAAATTTTAGATAAATAA
- the mutS gene encoding DNA mismatch repair protein MutS, which translates to MKQYYTIKDKHPDAVLLFRVGDFYETFGEDAIKAAEILGITLTRRANGSASYVELAGFPHHALDTYLPKLVRAGQRVAICEQLEDPKMTKKIVKRGITELVTPGVSINDNILENRENNFLASVHFDKKRAGIAFVDISTGEFLSAEGSFEYIDKLLNSFQPKEVLFQRGRGKEFNELFGTKFYTFNLEDWVYTDDAANDRLTRHFETSSLKGFGVNNMQLGIIAAGAILHYLDITQHQKLSHISGLSRIEEEHYVWLDRFTIRNLELFAPLHESGKALINVIDKTITPMGSRLLKRWMALPLKDIDPINERLEVVELFLKDPETKENLEEHLRQMGDLERLISKVAVGRINPREVVQVKNALAAIVPIKAACADVDNAALNRFAEQLNPCDLIRERIEKQIVADPPTAVNKGKVIAEGISEELDDLRKIAYSGKDYLAQIQKRESEKHGIPSLKISFNNVFGYYIEVRNTHKDKVPAEWIRKQTLVSAERYITEELKEYEQKILGAEEKIQVLESKLFGELIFALSEYISAIQLNSHILAQIDCLLSYATCATSYKYFRPEVNDATSIEIKEGRHPVIEHQLPIGESYIANDVKLDQEDQQVIIITGPNMAGKSALLRQTALIVLMAQMGSFVPAEVAKIGFVDKIFTRVGASDNISLGESTFMVEMNEAASILNNVSDRSLILFDELGRGTSTYDGISIAWSIVEHLHEHAFTKAKTLFATHYHELNEMEGAFPRVKNFNVSIKEVGNKVIFLRKLVRGGSNHSFGIHVAGMAGMPKSVIQRAEQILSKLEGGKEKESLSKPLEEIGENREGMQLSFFQLDDPVLKQIRDEIAGLDVNNLTPIEALNKLNEIKKLTGIS; encoded by the coding sequence ATGAAGCAATATTATACCATCAAGGATAAACATCCTGATGCGGTGTTGCTTTTTCGGGTGGGCGATTTTTATGAAACATTTGGAGAGGATGCCATAAAGGCAGCGGAAATTCTGGGGATTACACTAACGCGCCGGGCAAATGGTTCTGCCAGTTATGTGGAATTGGCAGGTTTCCCGCACCATGCGTTGGATACTTATTTGCCCAAATTGGTACGGGCCGGACAGCGGGTGGCAATTTGCGAACAGCTGGAAGATCCGAAAATGACGAAGAAGATTGTGAAACGTGGGATTACCGAGCTGGTAACTCCTGGTGTTTCCATCAACGATAATATTCTTGAGAACCGCGAAAACAATTTCCTCGCATCGGTACATTTCGATAAAAAGCGGGCAGGTATTGCCTTTGTTGATATCTCAACCGGCGAATTTCTGTCAGCCGAAGGTAGTTTTGAATACATCGACAAGTTATTGAATTCCTTTCAGCCCAAAGAAGTGTTGTTTCAACGCGGAAGAGGGAAGGAGTTCAACGAGCTATTCGGGACAAAATTTTACACCTTTAACCTGGAAGACTGGGTGTATACCGATGATGCTGCTAACGACCGTTTAACGCGGCATTTCGAAACCAGTTCGTTAAAAGGTTTTGGTGTGAATAACATGCAGTTGGGTATTATTGCTGCCGGAGCGATTTTGCATTATCTTGATATTACTCAACACCAGAAGCTAAGTCATATCTCTGGATTAAGCCGGATTGAGGAAGAACACTATGTTTGGCTCGACCGGTTTACCATTCGTAACCTGGAGTTGTTTGCTCCGCTTCACGAAAGTGGAAAAGCGCTCATTAATGTGATCGATAAAACCATTACGCCAATGGGATCGCGCCTCCTGAAACGCTGGATGGCGCTACCATTAAAAGATATTGATCCGATAAACGAGCGGCTGGAAGTGGTGGAGCTTTTTCTGAAAGATCCGGAGACTAAAGAAAACCTGGAAGAACATCTCCGTCAGATGGGCGATTTGGAGCGACTGATCTCAAAAGTTGCGGTTGGCCGCATCAACCCGCGCGAAGTAGTGCAGGTGAAAAATGCGCTGGCGGCAATTGTTCCGATAAAAGCTGCGTGCGCCGATGTTGACAATGCGGCCTTAAACCGTTTTGCTGAGCAACTAAATCCTTGTGATTTGATCAGAGAGCGAATTGAAAAGCAGATTGTTGCCGATCCGCCAACAGCCGTAAACAAAGGAAAAGTGATTGCCGAAGGTATCTCGGAGGAGTTGGATGATCTGCGGAAAATCGCTTATTCGGGAAAAGATTACCTGGCGCAAATTCAAAAACGCGAAAGCGAGAAACATGGAATTCCATCGCTGAAGATCAGCTTTAACAATGTTTTTGGATATTATATCGAGGTGCGAAACACGCATAAAGATAAAGTGCCGGCCGAATGGATCCGTAAACAAACGCTGGTAAGTGCCGAGCGTTACATTACCGAAGAACTCAAAGAATACGAGCAGAAAATTCTTGGCGCAGAAGAAAAGATCCAGGTGCTGGAAAGTAAGCTTTTTGGTGAGCTGATCTTTGCCTTATCGGAATACATTTCTGCTATTCAGTTGAACTCGCATATTCTGGCACAAATCGATTGTTTATTGTCGTACGCCACGTGTGCAACATCTTATAAATATTTTCGCCCTGAGGTGAATGATGCCACTTCTATTGAAATCAAAGAGGGGCGACATCCGGTTATCGAGCACCAATTGCCAATTGGCGAGTCATACATTGCGAATGATGTGAAGTTGGATCAGGAAGATCAGCAGGTCATCATTATTACCGGGCCAAACATGGCCGGTAAATCGGCACTGTTGCGTCAAACAGCATTAATTGTGCTGATGGCGCAAATGGGATCGTTTGTCCCTGCCGAAGTAGCTAAAATCGGTTTTGTGGATAAAATATTCACGCGTGTTGGAGCCTCGGATAATATTTCGCTGGGTGAATCAACTTTTATGGTGGAGATGAACGAAGCAGCCAGTATCCTGAATAACGTTTCCGACCGCAGTCTGATTCTTTTCGATGAGCTGGGGCGCGGAACCTCAACTTACGACGGTATTTCCATCGCCTGGTCGATTGTGGAACATTTACACGAACATGCTTTTACCAAAGCAAAAACGCTGTTTGCCACCCACTATCACGAGCTCAACGAAATGGAAGGAGCTTTCCCGAGAGTAAAAAACTTTAACGTTTCCATAAAAGAGGTGGGCAACAAAGTTATCTTCCTGCGAAAGCTGGTGCGTGGCGGAAGTAACCATAGTTTTGGTATCCATGTAGCGGGCATGGCCGGAATGCCAAAATCGGTAATTCAACGTGCCGAGCAGATATTATCGAAACTGGAAGGCGGAAAAGAAAAGGAAAGTTTAAGTAAACCTTTAGAGGAGATTGGCGAAAACCGGGAGGGAATGCAGTTGAGTTTTTTCCAGTTGGATGATCCTGTGCTAAAGCAAATTAGAGACGAAATCGCCGGTCTGGATGTGAATAACCTTACGCCGATAGAAGCCCTGAACAAGCTAAATGAAATAAAGAAATTGACAGGAATTTCTTAA
- a CDS encoding M20/M25/M40 family metallo-hydrolase translates to MNTKLLFTLFCVAVSFLAVAQKKELQTITENDLKAHLQFIASDNMRGRDFFTEVPGLELAADYLKSQCVKMRLTPGVEGYFQNIEMEAVTPDQDQTVLKLKDANGNISYQTKDIFSLGGPPKSDTVSGEVVFAGYGWYNEETKYNDTKDLDLKGKIVLVMTRTLEQAKEGTAPDMDTEMKKMSRAMMSGAKAIILVSDPMNPNPGYIESIRKYATGGSLSLKGAKGSLILPIKLIFGPEELGNKMLEGSGKTLAGTQKEINESKSPKSFAINNLTTEVNLVKSNETIVGKNVIAVVEGSDPELKKECIVFSAHYDHLGTDGEGGIYNGADDNGTGTVALLEIAEAFQSMKKKPKRSIVFAWVTGEEKGLLGSDYYSQHPVMPMENTLVDINLDMIGRSAEKELDSVAVNSKSLAGPNGMYIISGRQSSELMNISDEVCEDLGLVPSDELTKAFLTRSDYYHFYKNGVPILGLSTGLHDDYHKITDELDKIDYTKMKRVAQYAFSVAYKLANQKDRLVVDKPVN, encoded by the coding sequence ATGAACACCAAACTTCTTTTTACATTGTTTTGTGTAGCAGTTTCATTTTTGGCTGTCGCTCAAAAAAAAGAATTACAAACCATTACCGAGAATGACCTGAAAGCGCATCTGCAATTTATAGCTAGTGATAATATGCGGGGGCGCGATTTTTTTACCGAAGTGCCGGGCCTTGAACTTGCCGCCGATTACCTCAAATCTCAATGTGTAAAAATGAGACTGACTCCCGGAGTTGAAGGTTATTTTCAGAATATTGAAATGGAAGCAGTAACGCCGGATCAGGACCAGACTGTTTTAAAATTAAAGGACGCCAACGGAAATATAAGCTACCAGACAAAAGATATTTTTTCGCTGGGAGGGCCTCCAAAAAGCGATACCGTTTCGGGCGAAGTAGTGTTTGCCGGTTATGGCTGGTACAACGAGGAAACAAAATACAACGACACCAAAGACTTGGATTTAAAGGGCAAAATTGTGTTGGTGATGACCCGCACACTCGAGCAGGCAAAAGAAGGTACAGCGCCCGATATGGATACCGAAATGAAAAAAATGTCGAGGGCCATGATGTCAGGTGCCAAAGCCATAATTCTGGTTAGCGATCCAATGAACCCAAATCCCGGATACATTGAAAGTATACGAAAATATGCAACCGGCGGAAGTCTGTCATTAAAAGGAGCAAAAGGCTCGCTTATTCTTCCGATAAAGTTGATTTTTGGACCAGAAGAACTTGGTAATAAGATGCTGGAAGGGTCAGGGAAAACTTTGGCAGGCACGCAAAAGGAGATCAACGAAAGTAAAAGCCCAAAATCATTTGCAATTAACAACCTGACAACTGAAGTTAATCTGGTTAAATCAAATGAAACAATTGTAGGAAAAAATGTAATTGCAGTTGTTGAAGGCAGCGATCCGGAATTGAAGAAAGAGTGCATTGTGTTTTCTGCGCATTACGATCATTTGGGAACCGACGGAGAGGGGGGCATTTACAACGGTGCCGATGATAACGGTACAGGTACGGTTGCCTTGCTGGAAATTGCCGAGGCATTTCAAAGCATGAAAAAGAAACCTAAACGTAGTATTGTTTTTGCCTGGGTAACCGGCGAAGAAAAAGGGCTGTTGGGTTCTGATTATTATTCGCAGCACCCGGTTATGCCGATGGAAAATACACTGGTAGATATTAACCTTGATATGATCGGGCGGTCTGCAGAAAAAGAATTGGATTCAGTGGCTGTAAACTCCAAAAGTTTGGCCGGCCCTAACGGAATGTACATTATTTCCGGCCGTCAAAGTTCCGAGCTAATGAATATCAGCGATGAGGTTTGTGAAGATCTGGGACTTGTTCCAAGCGATGAACTGACAAAAGCTTTCTTAACACGAAGCGATTATTACCACTTTTATAAAAACGGGGTGCCGATTCTTGGTTTGTCCACCGGCCTGCACGACGATTACCACAAAATTACAGATGAATTAGATAAAATTGATTACACCAAAATGAAGCGGGTTGCGCAGTATGCGTTTTCAGTGGCTTATAAATTGGCCAACCAAAAGGACCGTTTGGTGGTGGATAAACCGGTGAACTAA
- a CDS encoding glycoside hydrolase family 5 protein: MQKQIHLSIWVLFLSVVLFSCQPAQPKEEAQADATQFITINGPDLIAPNGEKFFIQGINLGNWLNPEGYMFKFQKTSSARLIDEMFREAVGPDFTNQFWKQFKDNYITREDIRYIKSTGVNSIRLPFHYKLFTDEDYMGLYSNQDGFARVDSLVEWCRESELYIILDMHDAPGGQTGANIDDSYGYPWLMVSEESQELFVEIWQKIADHYKNEPMILGYDLLNEPIATYFPEDEAMLNKQLEPLYMKAVKAIREVDNKHIVLLGGAQWNGNFKVFTDSKFDDNIIYTCHRYWCDTLQANIQDFVDFRDSVNLPIYMGETGENTDEWIAAWTRLMIRNNIGYHYWPYKKMGSPRCMVTIPTPENWNVIVEFAEGPRESFEAVRENRPDQELVKNVMMDYIANLKLAKCEVNEGYIRAMAMEP; this comes from the coding sequence ATGCAAAAACAAATTCATCTATCAATTTGGGTACTGTTTTTAAGTGTCGTTTTATTTTCATGTCAACCGGCGCAGCCAAAAGAAGAAGCTCAGGCTGACGCGACACAATTCATTACCATCAACGGGCCGGATCTGATCGCACCCAACGGAGAGAAATTCTTTATACAGGGTATTAACCTTGGCAACTGGCTAAATCCGGAAGGATACATGTTCAAGTTTCAAAAAACAAGTTCGGCACGTCTTATCGACGAGATGTTTCGTGAAGCGGTTGGGCCTGATTTTACCAACCAATTCTGGAAACAATTCAAGGATAATTACATCACCCGCGAGGATATCCGATACATAAAAAGCACAGGCGTGAATTCTATTCGCCTGCCTTTTCATTATAAATTGTTTACCGATGAGGACTACATGGGGCTTTATTCCAACCAGGATGGTTTTGCACGCGTCGATAGTTTGGTGGAGTGGTGCCGTGAATCGGAGCTGTACATTATTCTGGATATGCACGATGCGCCCGGTGGACAAACCGGTGCTAATATCGACGATAGTTACGGTTACCCGTGGTTGATGGTGAGTGAAGAAAGCCAGGAGTTGTTTGTGGAAATCTGGCAAAAAATAGCTGATCATTATAAAAACGAGCCGATGATTTTAGGCTACGATCTGCTGAACGAACCCATTGCCACCTATTTCCCGGAAGATGAGGCGATGTTGAATAAACAGCTTGAACCGTTATATATGAAAGCGGTAAAAGCCATTCGCGAAGTAGATAATAAGCACATTGTTTTGCTGGGTGGTGCTCAGTGGAACGGCAATTTCAAGGTATTTACCGACTCAAAATTCGACGACAATATCATATACACCTGTCACCGCTACTGGTGCGATACCTTGCAGGCCAATATCCAGGATTTTGTAGATTTTCGCGACTCAGTGAACCTGCCGATTTACATGGGAGAAACCGGTGAGAATACCGATGAGTGGATTGCAGCCTGGACCCGCCTGATGATCAGAAACAACATCGGTTACCATTACTGGCCTTACAAAAAAATGGGAAGCCCGCGTTGTATGGTAACTATCCCAACACCCGAAAACTGGAACGTGATTGTTGAGTTTGCCGAGGGGCCACGTGAAAGTTTTGAGGCTGTTCGTGAAAATCGTCCCGATCAGGAGCTGGTTAAAAACGTGATGATGGACTATATTGCGAACCTGAAATTGGCAAAATGTGAGGTTAACGAGGGGTATATTCGTGCGATGGCAATGGAACCGTAG
- a CDS encoding M20/M25/M40 family metallo-hydrolase has translation MLIRKTVLIYFSLLVFLFSANAQNEALSKIDIPDLKEYLTFIASDELQGRELGTEVDGLEITANYLADYAKENGLKPAVENYFQTVPILHTTLSTDDFIEVNNKKGKSVYQSKELVKINQTPVVYKLDEEPVTFIGFGENIESLGIKDKLVIVAQGSAESFSGEEAFEWQNRVERAKINAIMEKEPKALLIITNPKDKENKTFKQFQGWMSRQGYSVKADDDVTEQPAVLLSTPNVADALLGKKGQYLKYLEDVAAGSKASTEVSETLSLKTGKEPELLEGKNVIAYVEGSDPVLKNEYIVFMAHYDHLGIGKDGDVYNGADDNGSGTVAIMEVAEAFASLNEKPKRSIVFLWVTCEEKGHFGSSYYCDHPVFPLDKTVASINLDMVGRVYDGSRDDVWKDSPKKVKDFDGLYTLSNDVWPELAEINAAHCAELGLVPDTSLPKERFLRASDHYHFHKNGVPILNYATGYHADYHKVGDEVERINFKKIKRVADLCFLVGLDLANKEDVEF, from the coding sequence ATGTTAATACGTAAAACTGTACTTATTTATTTTAGCCTGTTGGTGTTTCTGTTTTCGGCCAATGCCCAGAATGAAGCACTGTCGAAAATCGATATTCCTGATTTAAAAGAATACCTCACATTTATTGCTTCAGACGAATTGCAGGGACGCGAACTGGGTACCGAAGTGGACGGACTTGAAATTACGGCGAACTACCTGGCTGATTATGCAAAAGAAAATGGGTTGAAACCAGCTGTGGAAAACTATTTTCAAACGGTACCAATTTTACACACCACATTAAGTACAGATGATTTTATTGAAGTGAATAATAAAAAAGGGAAGTCGGTTTACCAATCGAAGGAGTTGGTGAAAATTAATCAAACACCGGTTGTTTATAAGCTTGATGAGGAACCCGTTACGTTTATTGGTTTTGGCGAAAATATTGAGTCGCTTGGTATAAAAGACAAGCTTGTAATTGTAGCACAGGGAAGTGCCGAATCGTTTTCAGGCGAAGAGGCTTTTGAATGGCAAAACCGTGTAGAGCGCGCAAAAATAAATGCCATAATGGAAAAGGAACCCAAAGCTTTGCTGATAATTACCAATCCGAAAGACAAGGAAAATAAAACCTTTAAACAATTCCAAGGCTGGATGAGTCGCCAGGGGTACAGCGTAAAAGCTGACGACGATGTTACTGAGCAACCTGCTGTTTTACTTTCCACGCCAAATGTTGCCGATGCCTTGCTGGGTAAAAAAGGACAATACCTAAAGTACTTGGAAGATGTGGCTGCCGGATCGAAAGCAAGTACTGAAGTTTCCGAAACGTTGAGCCTGAAAACAGGAAAAGAACCTGAATTGCTGGAAGGGAAGAATGTTATTGCCTACGTTGAAGGATCGGACCCGGTTTTAAAAAACGAATACATTGTTTTTATGGCGCACTACGATCATCTTGGAATTGGGAAAGATGGCGATGTGTACAACGGTGCCGACGACAATGGTTCGGGAACTGTGGCCATAATGGAAGTAGCCGAAGCTTTTGCGAGCTTAAATGAAAAACCAAAGCGAAGCATTGTTTTTCTGTGGGTAACCTGCGAGGAGAAAGGCCATTTCGGATCGAGTTATTATTGCGATCATCCGGTATTTCCGCTGGATAAAACTGTTGCTTCCATTAATCTTGATATGGTGGGGCGTGTTTACGATGGTTCACGCGATGATGTATGGAAAGACTCGCCTAAAAAAGTAAAAGACTTTGATGGTTTGTACACGCTATCGAACGATGTGTGGCCAGAATTGGCCGAAATAAATGCAGCACACTGCGCCGAATTGGGATTAGTTCCCGACACCAGTTTGCCAAAAGAACGTTTTTTGCGTGCCAGCGATCATTATCATTTTCACAAAAATGGGGTGCCTATTTTGAATTATGCCACCGGTTATCATGCCGATTACCACAAAGTTGGCGATGAGGTTGAAAGAATAAACTTTAAAAAAATTAAGCGTGTTGCCGATCTTTGCTTTTTAGTAGGTTTGGATTTGGCCAACAAAGAAGACGTTGAGTTTTAA
- a CDS encoding FISUMP domain-containing protein, producing MKFNFLKKNRSIFFSASVFVLLVTSCSEERVEPELEYGTVTDVEGNIYKTIQIGDQVWMAENLKTTTYTDGVPINEISNDSLWRIDTLGAYCWYENDNSNAEHNGALYNWYAVATQKLCPIGWHVPTEEEWRELLHTLGGIGCEELSVSGWNYQSMESKGQNYQGILSGRRDHRYQHQMEYAELGEAGYFWLDLEYAERAACGAAIRLHTESWGTHFKNNRFSIRCIKD from the coding sequence ATGAAATTTAACTTCCTGAAAAAGAACCGTTCAATATTTTTTTCAGCTAGTGTTTTCGTACTTCTTGTTACCAGCTGCTCCGAAGAACGAGTGGAACCAGAATTAGAATACGGAACCGTAACTGATGTAGAAGGCAATATCTACAAAACAATTCAAATCGGAGACCAGGTCTGGATGGCAGAAAATCTAAAAACCACCACTTACACCGATGGAGTGCCAATCAACGAAATCTCAAATGACAGTTTATGGAGGATTGATACTTTGGGGGCGTATTGCTGGTATGAGAATGATAATTCAAATGCAGAGCATAATGGCGCTTTATATAACTGGTACGCGGTAGCAACGCAGAAACTTTGTCCTATTGGCTGGCATGTTCCCACTGAGGAAGAATGGCGAGAACTTCTCCACACTCTTGGTGGAATTGGATGTGAGGAATTGAGTGTAAGCGGATGGAATTACCAGAGTATGGAAAGCAAGGGGCAAAATTATCAAGGGATTCTTAGCGGGAGAAGGGATCACAGATACCAGCATCAGATGGAGTATGCCGAATTGGGCGAAGCGGGTTATTTTTGGCTTGATCTGGAGTATGCTGAGAGGGCGGCCTGTGGAGCAGCTATTCGTTTACATACTGAATCATGGGGGACACATTTTAAAAATAACAGATTTAGTATTCGATGTATAAAAGATTAA
- a CDS encoding DUF4105 domain-containing protein, which produces MNLLKRLLVVVFVALSFNGQAFQLTERATVSIITCSPGNEMYSVYGHSAVRVKDPAINYDVAFNYGIFDFSSPNFLYRFCAGQTDYLLGAYRFEIFLNEYRHDKRSVFEQELNLSAQEKQKILDFLLWNARPENRVYRYNFFFDNCATRVRDVIADNVNGGITYTDSASHKTLRTLIKDCHHKIRWLNFGIDFLVAAESDREATLEEEMFLPDYVMQHFSMAKRNENGQNIAQPVQVLYQAPEQNQALTWLWGPLVVFSLLLLVVAFFTWKQFNKGEMKPALDILLYGINGLGGLLLTWFTIYSEHPAMSPNYNLIWLVPLSLPFAIVYLRKKWRPAVRYYHLVFAVWMIIFFVSSPFISQKFHPVFFIMAATFFIRALAHSLLILRSLKGSRK; this is translated from the coding sequence ATGAATCTCTTAAAGCGGCTTTTAGTTGTAGTATTTGTAGCTCTATCTTTTAATGGGCAGGCTTTTCAACTGACAGAAAGGGCAACAGTTAGTATCATTACCTGCAGCCCGGGAAACGAAATGTATTCAGTTTATGGTCATTCGGCCGTTCGGGTAAAAGATCCGGCTATAAACTACGACGTAGCATTTAACTACGGAATTTTCGATTTTAGTAGTCCCAACTTTCTATACCGTTTTTGTGCCGGGCAAACCGATTACCTGCTTGGCGCTTATCGTTTTGAGATCTTTTTGAATGAATACCGACACGATAAACGCAGTGTTTTTGAACAGGAACTCAATCTCTCAGCACAGGAAAAACAAAAAATACTAGATTTCTTACTCTGGAATGCCCGACCCGAAAACCGGGTATACCGTTATAATTTTTTCTTTGATAACTGTGCCACACGGGTACGCGATGTAATTGCCGATAACGTAAATGGTGGTATAACTTACACAGACAGTGCCAGTCATAAAACGCTGCGAACGCTGATAAAAGATTGTCACCACAAAATAAGATGGCTGAATTTTGGTATCGATTTTTTGGTCGCCGCTGAATCAGACCGTGAGGCAACGCTCGAAGAAGAAATGTTTTTGCCCGATTATGTAATGCAACATTTTTCAATGGCAAAAAGAAATGAAAACGGACAGAATATCGCTCAACCGGTGCAAGTGCTTTACCAGGCACCTGAGCAAAATCAGGCACTGACATGGCTTTGGGGGCCGCTGGTCGTATTTTCGTTGTTATTGCTGGTGGTTGCCTTTTTCACCTGGAAACAGTTTAATAAAGGTGAAATGAAGCCGGCGCTCGATATTTTGCTTTATGGTATAAACGGACTCGGTGGTTTATTGCTTACCTGGTTTACCATTTATTCCGAACATCCGGCAATGAGCCCAAATTACAACCTCATTTGGCTGGTGCCGCTGAGTCTGCCATTTGCAATTGTTTACTTACGAAAAAAGTGGCGTCCGGCAGTGCGTTATTATCACCTTGTTTTTGCGGTGTGGATGATCATATTTTTTGTTTCATCGCCCTTTATTTCGCAAAAATTTCATCCGGTATTTTTCATCATGGCAGCCACATTTTTTATCCGCGCATTGGCACACTCACTGCTAATTCTAAGGTCATTAAAAGGCTCCCGCAAATAA